The following coding sequences are from one Microtus pennsylvanicus isolate mMicPen1 chromosome 1, mMicPen1.hap1, whole genome shotgun sequence window:
- the Ran gene encoding GTP-binding nuclear protein Ran produces the protein MAAQGEPQVQFKLVLVGDGGTGKTTFVKRHLTGEFEKKYVATLGVEVHPLVFHTNRGPIKFNVWDTAGQEKFGGLRDGYYIQAQCAIIMFDVTSRVTYKNVPNWHRDLVRVCENIPIVLCGNKVDIKDRKVKAKSIVFHRKKNLQYYDISAKSNYNFEKPFLWLARKLIGDPNLEFVAMPALAPPEVVMDPALAAQYEHDLEVAQTTALPDEDDDL, from the exons ATGGCCGCCCAGGGAGAGCCGCAGGTCCAGTTCAAG CTTGTCCTGGTGGGCGACGGCGGCACCGGGAAGACGACGTTCGTGAAGCGCCACTTGACGGGCGAGTTCGAGAAGAAGTATGTAG CCACCCTGGGCGTGGAGGTGCACCCGCTCGTCTTCCACACCAACAGAGGACCCATCAAGTTCAACGTGTGGGACACAGCCGGCCAGGAGAAGTTCGGGGGCCTGCGCGATGGCTACTACATCCAAG CCCAGTGTGCCATTATAATGTTCGATGTAACATCAAGAGTTACTTACAAGAATGTACCTAACTGGCATAGAGATCTGGTACGTGTGTGTGAAAACATCCCCATTGTATTGTGTGGCAACAAAGTGGATATTAAGGACAGAAAAGTGAAGGCTAAATCTATTGTCTTCCACCGAAAGAAGAACCTTCAG TACTATGACATTTCTGCCAAAAGTAACTACAACTTTGAAAAGCCTTTCCTCTGGCTTGCCAGAAAGCTCATTGGAGATCCTAATTTGGAGTTTGTTGCCATGCCTGCGCTTgccccacctgaggtggtcatgGACCCAGCTTTGGCAGCACAGTACGAGCATGATTTAGAG GTTGCTCAAACGACTGCCCTCCCGGATGAGGATGATGACCTGTGA